The Paenibacillus tianjinensis genome has a window encoding:
- a CDS encoding HEAT repeat domain-containing protein yields MSTSLLQELHLEVRRLYIAGSDLAADDFRLKRLLPQFQQLGERAAVFKRLGEGVAALLKQESAGEAAPAVKLLELTLLLESVLYTQGTTSPAGIPDELPRSSFTLETKVSYRKLAAVRQALTTTGGGRYETVVEAFNEGMFQDLRLLPLAIGALGDPYAEIAEFAMKQILPSYGPAIADYLMREFDPSGGKSDVRKLQVIGETGGPELLPEIFKAAENGSDEVRAAAIGCLAGHGEYTPSLLEWTKDKKKPIREAAYAALAAGGSAEGRERLFEAFAGKKDRVLAAEAVAKWPSAPLAERLSVRFMEELQEASQQDKTDKKKNENVWTSIEPYLTALEEARNPLLDELYSFVIQNYETFITLGWLPLLDQAAYYEERTASEQGLDLLRELEQRNSRYLPHYFRAAQQLLSAKELYKLFGGTMMSRLRSKISKEAAKRDLQLLETLERQIINAESVVYEVPWDSSRDRQQFWREMLSADKIAAAWDPRWLDWFIEQDALDLVCAFARPDSADARNYLLGKLQEQSGKRKGHDFIPHIFMGLERAGMAEPERQELLMSILEKDRQYNPYMIPYHLFDLMLRFPSSYISRIEAVAPNFRYECKTQLEYLLNHLQRQK; encoded by the coding sequence ATGAGTACATCGTTATTACAAGAGCTTCATCTGGAAGTCAGAAGGCTTTATATTGCCGGCAGCGACCTGGCGGCAGACGACTTCCGCCTGAAACGCCTGCTGCCGCAGTTTCAGCAGCTGGGTGAGCGGGCAGCTGTCTTTAAGCGGCTCGGCGAAGGCGTGGCGGCCCTTCTTAAGCAGGAGAGTGCGGGGGAGGCTGCTCCGGCGGTGAAGCTGCTGGAGCTGACCCTTCTGCTGGAGTCTGTGCTCTATACACAGGGCACTACATCACCTGCCGGTATTCCAGACGAGCTGCCGCGCAGCAGCTTTACCCTTGAAACCAAAGTATCTTACCGTAAGCTGGCTGCGGTCCGGCAGGCGCTGACCACAACGGGCGGCGGCAGATATGAGACGGTAGTAGAAGCGTTCAATGAGGGAATGTTTCAAGATTTGCGTCTGCTGCCGCTGGCTATCGGTGCCTTAGGTGACCCGTATGCCGAGATCGCTGAATTTGCCATGAAGCAGATTCTGCCCTCCTATGGCCCCGCAATCGCTGATTATCTCATGCGGGAATTCGATCCTTCCGGCGGGAAAAGCGATGTACGCAAGCTGCAGGTGATCGGAGAGACAGGCGGGCCGGAGCTGCTTCCTGAGATATTCAAGGCAGCTGAGAACGGCAGCGATGAGGTCCGTGCTGCTGCTATCGGATGTCTGGCCGGACACGGGGAGTACACGCCGTCATTACTGGAATGGACGAAGGATAAGAAGAAGCCGATCCGAGAAGCCGCCTATGCAGCATTGGCGGCCGGCGGTTCGGCGGAGGGCAGGGAACGGCTGTTTGAGGCGTTTGCCGGTAAGAAGGACCGGGTACTGGCAGCAGAAGCAGTCGCGAAGTGGCCATCCGCACCGCTTGCGGAGCGGCTGTCAGTTCGGTTTATGGAGGAGCTTCAGGAAGCCTCACAGCAGGACAAAACCGACAAGAAAAAGAATGAGAACGTCTGGACCAGCATTGAGCCGTATTTAACTGCGCTTGAGGAAGCACGAAATCCACTGCTCGACGAATTATACAGCTTTGTGATACAGAATTATGAAACATTTATCACTTTAGGATGGCTGCCTCTGCTGGATCAGGCAGCTTATTATGAGGAGAGAACTGCATCGGAACAGGGACTGGACCTTCTCAGGGAGCTGGAGCAGCGTAATTCGCGTTATTTGCCTCACTATTTCCGTGCGGCGCAGCAATTGCTGAGTGCGAAGGAGCTCTATAAGCTGTTCGGCGGAACGATGATGAGCAGGCTGAGATCAAAAATATCGAAAGAAGCGGCAAAGCGTGACCTTCAGCTGCTGGAAACGCTGGAGCGGCAGATTATAAACGCTGAAAGCGTTGTATATGAGGTCCCCTGGGATTCCTCCAGAGACCGTCAGCAATTCTGGAGGGAAATGCTGTCTGCTGACAAGATTGCAGCAGCCTGGGACCCCCGCTGGCTCGACTGGTTCATTGAGCAGGACGCGCTGGATCTGGTGTGTGCCTTTGCCCGGCCGGATTCTGCAGACGCACGTAATTATCTGCTCGGCAAACTTCAGGAGCAGAGCGGTAAACGGAAAGGACACGATTTCATCCCCCATATTTTTATGGGGCTGGAGCGTGCAGGCATGGCAGAGCCGGAACGGCAGGAGCTTCTGATGTCCATCCTTGAGAAGGATAGACAGTATAACCCGTATATGATTCCTTATCATTTATTTGATTTAATGCTCCGTTTTCCTTCAAGCTACATTAGCCGGATCGAGGCTGTTGCACCTAATTTCCGCTATGAATGCAAAACACAGCTGGAATATCTGCTGAATCATCTGCAGAGACAGAAATAG